In Archangium violaceum, the following are encoded in one genomic region:
- a CDS encoding Dyp-type peroxidase → MQPQEGLFHSPGAFSGIAVLRLSRNMALPQLRQVVSSIHAELSAASGLHVVLGLEASLLREAPPAPPALLPRRGPTARFPSSQSHVLVQVSAEERERLLWSLRRVLALSQAVLSLEEEVLGGRIGVGRDAFGFRDGLLLPTPEQVRRTALIPSGPMAGASWLLYLRFQQDLDLFSHLKPQAQERVVGRTHDGELVVDAPAEAHILRARAAGAGENQLLIRRGFPFRHRGEEGLVFVAAAADPDAYRRSLDALLGVGGQTPDALLRYATAVGGGLYLAPPRDWFHTTGPGAVP, encoded by the coding sequence ATGCAACCGCAGGAAGGCCTCTTCCATTCGCCTGGCGCGTTCAGTGGCATCGCCGTTCTCCGGCTCAGCCGGAACATGGCCCTACCACAGTTGCGACAGGTGGTCTCCTCCATCCACGCCGAGCTGAGCGCGGCCAGCGGCCTGCACGTGGTGCTCGGCCTGGAGGCCTCGCTGCTGCGCGAGGCGCCCCCAGCTCCGCCCGCGCTGCTGCCTCGCCGGGGCCCCACGGCGCGCTTCCCCTCCAGCCAGTCCCACGTGCTCGTCCAGGTGAGCGCGGAGGAGCGCGAGCGCCTGCTGTGGTCGCTGCGGCGTGTCCTGGCGCTCTCCCAGGCGGTGCTCTCCCTCGAGGAGGAGGTGCTCGGCGGCCGCATTGGCGTGGGGCGCGACGCCTTCGGCTTCCGCGACGGCCTGCTGCTCCCCACGCCCGAGCAGGTGCGGCGCACCGCGCTCATCCCCTCGGGGCCCATGGCGGGGGCCTCGTGGCTCCTCTACCTGCGCTTCCAGCAGGACCTGGACCTCTTCAGCCACCTCAAGCCCCAGGCCCAGGAGCGCGTGGTGGGCCGCACCCATGACGGGGAGCTCGTCGTGGACGCGCCCGCCGAGGCCCACATCCTCCGGGCCCGCGCGGCCGGCGCTGGGGAGAACCAGCTCCTCATCCGCCGCGGCTTCCCCTTCCGGCACCGGGGTGAGGAGGGGCTCGTCTTCGTGGCCGCCGCCGCGGACCCGGACGCCTACCGGCGCTCGCTGGACGCGCTGCTGGGCGTGGGCGGACAGACGCCGGACGCGCTGCTCCGCTACGCCACCGCAGTGGGCGGAGGCCTGTACCTCGCGCCTCCGCGCGACTGGTTCCACACCACCGGGCCAGGAGCGGTCCCATGA